Sequence from the Phycisphaeraceae bacterium genome:
CTCGATTTATCCCGTGGCGAGCATCGTGGATCAGCTCGCGGGGGACTGGTTGGAGATTTACACGCTGATTCCACCTGATGGCTTGTCAACCAGCCGCAAGCTAAGCGATTACTCTCGCAAAAAGCTTTCTCAGGCTCAGGTGTTGTTTACCGTTTCTCCCGAATACGACGGATGGATTGAGGCAGAGGCGAAGGAGGTTTCTCGCAAGGATCTCAAACTCCTGCGCTTCTCTGATATCGTCGGCCTCACCGGGGCTGGTGCTCGGACAAAGCCCGCCACGGAGCCAGACACTCGCGACGCGCAGGCACTCTGGCTCGATCCAGCCCTGGTGGATTACTTCATCCAGCAACTCGGCGATCGACTTTCCCCGCTGGTGATGGAGCATGCGACATCGCTGCGCACACGGGCGAAACTGATGCGTACCCGCCTCATCGCCATCGACGTGGAGTTTGCGGCCAAGTTTCGTGAGTCGGAGCAACGCAAACTGGTGGTTTACGATCCGTCGTTCGACGGCTTGATGCGGAAATATGGTTTGGAGGTCGTCGGCCATGTGAAAAGCTCGATCGCCGATGACACGCCTGCACTCGATGCACAAGAGCTGGCGCACGTGATCGAGGAGCATCACCTGCCCGTGGTGTACGGCTACGCTAGACGGAATGATCCGACGCTTGATGCGGTGATTCGCCACACCGGGGTGAAACTTATCGCGCTCGATCCGATGGGTGGGGAGGGGATCAGCGGTTACGACAACTACCTTGACATGCTCAAATCAAATCTGGAAAAACTTGAGTACGGCCAGGCGCGGCCGACAAAAAAACAGAGTGACGACGATTTCTGAGTCCGGGAGTCAGTGTTCATTTGCTGACTCGTGACTGGAGTCATGCACCGGCGACGTGTTGCGGTCGTGTTCATGATGGGGGTGAAGTTCGAATCGGCTGACACCCCACGCCAGCGCCAGCCCCAGCAAAAAGACGATGGACAACGGCACGCGGTCGTGAGCGTGAAATTGCAGTTCCGGCAAAAGGTCGCTGGTTGAGATGCAGAGAAACGTGCCGGCGGAAAACGCCAGAGCACAGCCGACGACGACACCGCTGTGGTCGGGGCCTACGCCGATGTAGAAGATCAGCACTCCCAGAGGGATCGCCAGCGCGAAGAGGCCGTTGACGATATGGCAGGCTTTGGTGGACCAGCCGCCCGAGGACATGAGCGTGACGAGAGTCATCGAATCAAAAGGCCGGTGCAGGAGGATTACGAGGAAGACGGTCAACCCCGCCGCGACGGAAGCGGCGTCGCTGTGAGGGCGAGTGGTAGCCGCAACAGCGGCCGCCAACGCGATACCGTCGAGAATGCTGTGGAGCGTCAGGCCGATCGCGGCTCCACTCCACGAGAGCGCGTGGGTGCTCAGAGCGTCCTCATGGTGGACGTGTCCGGTGCAGGCGTGATCGTGGTCATGATGATGCGCGTGGCTGTGGTCGCGGGTAGGGGTGTCGAACTTGTCGGCCTCTGATTCAGGCACGTCGTGGCGGTGATATTGAAAAAACCGCTCGATAAAAAACATCGCCAGGAATCCCGCCAGCAGCCAGAGCACGACACGGTCTATGTCTCCGACCGCTTCGGCGGCGTGCGGCAGCATGTGCAGCAAACCAACTCCCAGCATGAAGCCGGCGATACCGCTGATCGCCAGTTCCATCCGTTTATGGGTCAACCGGACAAAGTGGGGAATCCATCCGCCCAGAAGCGATGCGACGACAATCAGCAGGCAGTAAACGACGAGGCGCGTGGTGGGGGGCATGACGGCCTTCCGCGTTGCGGATTACAGATGCGCCTGATTGCGAACGAACCGTCAATTATGGTGCCCTGTGCCGCTTGTGCAAGAGTGCCTTGAACGTGCAAAGCTCCCGGCGGGCAGTTATCACGAATCGATCAGGCTCGATTCACCGCGGAGATCCTTTTTACGGGCTTCCACGGGTTCATATCAGCGAATCTTCCTTGGAGATTCCCAGAGCCGGCCGCACGTCGAGTTGTACCAGCTTTTCCCGTTGGACTTTCTTAGCAGTTTCGGGGTCCACGTAGTCGCTGTGACAGGATGGCTTGGCAGCCGTATCCGTTGAGGTTGCCGTGTTTTTGCTGTCGGTGGTATCGTCGGTACCGCCAGTCATCGCTTTCTTTGTTTTGCTTGCGAGTTTGTGGATTTCATCGGGACTCAGTACGCCGCGCTTTGCCAGGATTTCCTGCTGCTGGGCGGTAAGAGCCGCGGACTTGATGGGCTTGTCCCACTCGTAGTTTTCATCTTTGCCGGAGCAGAACTCATTGATCTCCTTGCTGATCCGCACGCTGCACCAGTCGTGGCCGCACATGGCGCAGAAGTCGGTGTCCACATCAAGGTCTTCATCGTGGTAGGCGCGGGCGGTGTCGGGATCGAATGACAGCTCGAAATGTTTCTGCCAGTTGAGGGCGGCGCGGGCCTTGGTCAACTCATCATCACGGTCGCGCGAGCCGGGGATACCCAGGGCCACGTCAGCCGCATGAGCCGCGATTTTGTAGGCAATACAGCCCTGTTTCACGTCATCCTTTTTCGGCAGGCCCAGATGTTCCTTGGGGGTCACGTAGCAGAGCATGCTCGCGCCGTGATAGGCGGCATACGTGGCACCGATGCAACTGGTGATGTGGTCGTAACCGGGGAAAATGTCCGTTACCAGCGGGCCGAGCACGTAGAATGGCGCGCCATGGCAGAGCTGCCGTTCGAGTTTCATGTTGTATTCGATCTGATCCACCGGCACGTGTCCGGGGCCTTCGATCATCACCTGCACGCCGTGGGTCCAGGCGCGTTCGGTCAGCTCACCCATGGTCGCCAGCTCGCGGAGCTGCGCCTGATCGGAGGCGTCCGCCAGTCCGCCGGGTCGCAAGCCGTCGCCGATAGAGAAGGTCACGTCATACTGCCGCATGATCCGGCAGATGTCATCCCAGTGGGTGAACATCGGATTCTGTTGGTTGTGAACGAGCATCCACTTGGCCAGCAGCGAGCCTCCACGGGAGACGATGCCGATGAGTCGTTTTCTGACAAAAGGCAGATGTTCGCGCAACACGCCGGCGTGGATTGTGAAATAGTCCACACCCTGCTTGGCCTGATGCTCGATCTGTTCGAGGATGAGGGGAGGAGTGAGGTCTTCGATCTTTCTCCCGATAATCATGGAATAGATCGGTACCGTGCCAATGGGTGTTGTCGATTCGCGGATGATCGCCTGTCGCGTCGCGTCGAGGTCACCACCCGTGCTCAGGTCCATGACCGTGTCGGCACCCCATTTTTCCGCCCACTTGAGCTTTTCGACTTCCTCATCGAGTGAGCTGGAAACGGGAGAGGCTCCCATGTTGGCGTTGACTTTGGTCTTGCTCGCCCGGCCAATCGCCATTGGTTCGAGCTTGTACTTGAGATGCTGAATGTTGGCGGGGATGACCATCCGGCCGGCTGCGACCTCATCGCGTACCTGCTGCGGTGTTAGGTGCGGTTCACGCTCCGCGACACGGCGCATCTCCGGCGTGATGGTTCCCAGTCGTGCATGCTCAAGCTGAGTGATGGGTTTGAAGTCCGCCGGTGCCCGCCACGCCTGTGCGTGTTCCTTGTTGGCCGGATCGACACATTCCCAGTCACCGGGCATGAAATCCCACGCGGTCTTGTCCGACGGCTCAGGCATGCCGGGTGTGTCCGGTGAGCTGAAGGTGTACCGACCCGCGAGGCCGGCAGCGATTTGCGGCTTTTTCGCAAAGCTGCCCGGTGTCGTACCTTGCGCATCAGTCGATGGATTCGCACCTAGCGGCGGCAGGGTGAAAGGTGCTTCGGTGGAAGCAGACGGATTGGAACGGATCATGTCGAACTCCTCAAAAACAGCTTGGGAAGCTCGACTCGGAGAGCGACGCGGGAGCATCGCCCAGGAGTTCGCTTCCCTACGCCGGGGCCAGCCGGATCAGGTTCTAAGGGTTTGATCTCAGTCCAGCCCGCTGATGGCGCAGGCGACGGACACCCCTAGCGAACGCTTGGTATTGTAGCACCTTCATTGCGCCGACGTCGGCGGTAAAGTCTTGGTTAGTCGAGCCTCCACCCGTCTCAACATCCTCAGAATAAAATCGTTCGCATGTCCGAACCTGCTTTTATCACCCGTCTGGTCGCCAGTGAGAAGCGTATTGATGAAGTGGTGGTGATGGTGGGTCAGCGTGTCGTCGCGACGCTGCCCCTATCGGTCGTCATGGAAGCAGGCCTGAAAGTGGGGCAGGCGTGGGACGGAGCGTTGGCAGCACGAGTCAAGTCACTGGCGGATTTCAACCGTGCGGTGTCCGCAGCGATGAAAGCGGTGGGACGCCGTCCGCTCAGCATTCGCAGGCTTGAGGGAAAGATGCGAAAGGCTGGTCATGACGACGACACGATCGCGCGTGTGGTCGAGCGGATGAAGGGCCTTGGCGCACTGGATGATGAAAAATTTGGCCGGGCACTGGTGGCGGAAATCCAGTCGCATAAACTAGCCGGCCCCGCGCTGCTCCGCGCCAAACTCCAGCAACGCGGGCTGGAACAGCGACTGATTGCAAAACTTCTGCGAGAAACAGCGGAAGATCCCGCCCGTGATGCGGTCGCCGACGCCAGAGAGCTGGCTCGGAAAAAACTGCGCGGTCTCAGCCGACTCGAACCCGTGACCCGGAAACGTCGTCTCTGGGGTATGCTCGCTCGACGAGGGTTCGACTCGGAGACGATCTCAACGGCATTGTCGGGATTGACAGAGTTGAGCGGCTCAAGCGAGGAGGAGTTTTAGGGCGTCAGGACCGCAGGACTTCATCCCTGGTCAAGTCGTCACCCCAGAGGACGAAAGTTTGCCGTCTTTAGATTTGCTGATGAGTCTGATATTTTCGATGCGAAGGGCCTTGTCAATAGCCTTGGTCATGTCGTAGAGCGTCAGACACGCGACGCTCACCGCCACCAGTGCCTCCATTTCGACACCTGTGCGAGCTGCGATGCTGGCACTGGCGGTGACGCGGACAACATTCGACGCGGTTCGGGCGAAGTCAACCGATACGTGATCCAGCGGCAGCGAATGGCAAAGCGGGATCAGCGCATCGGTACGTTTGGCAGCGGAGATGCCGGCAATGCGAGCGACGGCGAGGGCTTCACCCTTGGGCAGGTCGCCACGCAGCAGGCGGTCCAATGTGGCTGGCGCGGCGACAAAGTCCCCCGATGCGATGGCGACACGATGGACGATCGGCTTATGGCCAACGCCCACCATTCGGGCTCGCCCAGCTTCATCCAGATGCGTCAGCTTGGTTCGAGATGGGCGGTCGGCAGTCTTTGATGAGGAGCGTTGGCGCGGCATGGCAAGATTGTAATCGACATCGCAGCGGATCACGTGTGACGGATTACATCATCACCCTCCCAACTTAATCGCTGCCGTTACAATGCCATCATGCCCGCAAGGCGATTGCTCATCATGTTGGCACTTCTGACGTCGGCTGGCTGCGTCGAGCGGACGATCAGCATCACGTCCGAACCTGACGGCGCACTGGTGTACCTCAACGATGAGGAAGTCGGCCGTACGCCTGTGACCGTACCGTTTACCTACTACGGCACCTATGACGTGCGACTGGAACACGAGGGCTACCAACCCCTGTGGACGCAACAGCGTGCCAAGGCTCCCTGGTGGGAAGCACCGGGCCCGGACCTGCTGGCGGAAGTCAAACCGCACAACAAAACGGAACAGGTCTGGCATTTCACGATGAAGCCGGAAGAACCGGTTGACCACGATACGCTGGTCGATCGCGCCCGTCAGCTCCGCGCTTCGCTATCTGATCAAATCCAGCCAACGCCGACGACACAACCAGACCGCCAATAGCACGGCTCGATACCCGTTATCTGGGCGCTTTTGTTGACGATCCATCCAGCGGATTCACAAAGAGCAGATATTTTTCGACGATCCTGCCATTGACGAGATGTTCGTCCACGATTTGTCGGAGTGCTTCAGGCGTGCATCGGCCGTACCACGTACCTTCGGGATAGACGACGGCAATCGGCCCGCCCTGACACACTTTCATGCACTGCGTCTTCGTCGCCCACGGGTGCGCACAGCCGTCGAGACCCAATTCTTTGACACGTTCCTTGAGGTAGTCCCACGATCGTTTCATCTCTTTGCGGCCGGCGCATGCGGCTTCTTCGGTGTCACAACAGAGGAAGATGTGTCGCTGGATGGAGGTCAGGCCGAGTTTTCGCGCGCTTTGCCGTGCCTTGTGCAATTCGTGGGTGAGATCGTCGGACAAGGTGACACTCCGATACCGCGGATCAAAGTAATCCGAACAAAGGATAGGCGCGATGCGAGAAAAAAGGCGCGAACGTCCGTGAGGCATATCCGTCAGAGGTTGGGAAGCCTTGGTTCGCAGAAATTGAAACAGCATAGTTCAGCAACAGACCTTGCCTAGGCTTAATGAGGACGACCGATACATGCACCGAGAGCAAGGATGCTTCGCTCCGCACACGTTAAACGGATGCGCGATCCTATTACGGTTGCGGTTTGTTGAGATGCGGCTTCGTAGTCTCAGATGAGTTCGTCTGACAACCGAGAGATCCGGCTGCGATCAGGTGTTCCTCAACGATGCGTCCGCCAATGAGGTGTTGCGTTATGATTTTTTCGAGCACTGCGGGATCGCATCCGCCGTACCACGCACCTTCGGGATAGACGACGGCAATTGGCCCGCCGCGGCAGATGCGCAGGCAGTTGGCTTTGGTTCGCGCGACGCCGCCTTGTTCGGACAGGCCCAGTTCCTTGAGTCGGGTTTTGAGGAATTCCCATGCGACGAGCGAGCGTTGTTTGTCGCAGCACTTGGGGTTGGTCTGATCGCAGCAGAGGAAGATGTGTCGCCCGGTCGCAGGCAGGCCCAGCGATTTCGCGACTTTTCGTTGTTCTGCCAGTTCCTGGGGTGATGCGGGTTCGTTCATCCTTCGATTACTTTCAAGGCCATGAGGTCGAGCACGTCGATGAGGCCGAGCACCTTGCCCGTTTCGTCCACGACGGGAATTTCATCGAAGCGGAATTCGCGGACCATCTGCACAGCATCGCGCACTAATGCTGCATGGGTCAGGACGCGGGGGTTTCGAGTCATGAACCGTCCGATCGGCTGCTGCCACGAGGACAGACCGTGCTTGATGAACGTGTTTCGCAGGTCGCCATCGGTAAAGAGTCCCGCCAGCGTGCCGTCCGGATGGACGATGATCATTGCGCCTACACGACGACCGCCTTTGGAAAATTCTCCGGCATAGGCATACGCCTGTTCGATGGTCATCTCCGGCTGGATGAGGGGGAGGTTTTTCCCCGCATGAAGACGCATGGCTTCGGTGACGGGCATGAGGTGTCGCCCCAGTCCGCCGCCGGGATGAACTTTCTTGAAATCTTCGATACCGAAGTTCCGTCGCCTGCTGACGCAGAGTGCCAGCGCATCCCCCAGGGCGAGCATGGCAGTGGTGCTGGCGGTGGGGGCGAGGTTGAGCGGGCAGGCCTCGGTTACATCACCGATGCAGAGTGTGACAGCCGCGAGTCGGCCCAGGTCGCACGCCTGTTTACCTGTGATGGCGATGACCGGCACGCCGTCCTGTCGCAGCAGCGTCGCCAGCGCGACGATCTCTTCGGTGTTACCTGAATAAGAAAGTGCCAGCACCACATCGACGGCACGAACGCGGCCCAAGTCGCCGTGCATCGCTTCGGTCGGATACAGAAAATGGCTCGGTGTACCCGTGGAAGCGAAGGTGGCGGAAAGTTTCTGACCGATGAAATGGCTCTTGCCCAGCCCGGTCACCACGACCGCTCCGCTCCCAGTCTGCGCGGTGTTGCCGGTCCGTTCCAGGATCAGATCAACCGCACGGTCAAATGCCTCGTCGATCAATACCCGTGCTACTGCGTCGGCTTCCGCGCGGAGTACCCCCTGGGCAAACTCCCGCTGAGTTTGCTCCGGTACCGCTGCAGGCTCGCCACGTGCTTTATTCATGCTGCGTAAATGGGTAAACTCGACATTATGCGAGGGCCATTCCGGTCCCGCAAACCCGGCGATACCCGCACCGGCGGGAACGCGAAGTCACGGAGGACATCATGCCCCGCACGCTGGAAGACTACCGAGTCGAGCTTGACTTCTATGCCGGCCCGCTCGATCTGTTGCTCCATCTGGTCAAGCGGCATGAGATCGATCTCAACGATATCCCCCTCGCCCGACTCACCGAGCAGTACCTCGAACACCTTCGTGTGATCGAACAGATTGACGTTGATCTGGCAGGTGAATTTCTGGTGATGGCTGCGACTCTGCTGGAGATTAAAAGCCAGATGCTCGTGCCTCGTCCGGAGATGGCCGAGGGTGAGACCGCCCTTACCGCGACGACGGAAAATCCGCTCGATCCGCGCTATGAGCTTGTGCAGCAGTTGCTCGCCTATAAGCGGTTCAAAGATGCGGCGAACGGTCTGGAGCATCGCCGCCGTGAATGGGAATCGCGTTTTGCCCGCGCGGGGAATTCTGCGCCGGCGAGGAAGACGCTTGCGGAGCTGGAAGCCGAAGGCCGAAACGAAGACTCCGAACCGGTTGAGATCGACCTTGAAGATGTGCATGTGCTCGATCTATGTGCTGCGTTTTCGCGGATTCTCGACTCGATCGGACAGAACAAGAGC
This genomic interval carries:
- a CDS encoding zinc ABC transporter substrate-binding protein gives rise to the protein MKTVAWLVCLGAGIFALFACGEDVPRGSGPGNTAAASAPASEPAKPLVVVSIYPVASIVDQLAGDWLEIYTLIPPDGLSTSRKLSDYSRKKLSQAQVLFTVSPEYDGWIEAEAKEVSRKDLKLLRFSDIVGLTGAGARTKPATEPDTRDAQALWLDPALVDYFIQQLGDRLSPLVMEHATSLRTRAKLMRTRLIAIDVEFAAKFRESEQRKLVVYDPSFDGLMRKYGLEVVGHVKSSIADDTPALDAQELAHVIEEHHLPVVYGYARRNDPTLDAVIRHTGVKLIALDPMGGEGISGYDNYLDMLKSNLEKLEYGQARPTKKQSDDDF
- a CDS encoding ZIP family metal transporter yields the protein MPPTTRLVVYCLLIVVASLLGGWIPHFVRLTHKRMELAISGIAGFMLGVGLLHMLPHAAEAVGDIDRVVLWLLAGFLAMFFIERFFQYHRHDVPESEADKFDTPTRDHSHAHHHDHDHACTGHVHHEDALSTHALSWSGAAIGLTLHSILDGIALAAAVAATTRPHSDAASVAAGLTVFLVILLHRPFDSMTLVTLMSSGGWSTKACHIVNGLFALAIPLGVLIFYIGVGPDHSGVVVGCALAFSAGTFLCISTSDLLPELQFHAHDRVPLSIVFLLGLALAWGVSRFELHPHHEHDRNTSPVHDSSHESANEH
- the thiC gene encoding phosphomethylpyrimidine synthase ThiC produces the protein MPEPSDKTAWDFMPGDWECVDPANKEHAQAWRAPADFKPITQLEHARLGTITPEMRRVAEREPHLTPQQVRDEVAAGRMVIPANIQHLKYKLEPMAIGRASKTKVNANMGASPVSSSLDEEVEKLKWAEKWGADTVMDLSTGGDLDATRQAIIRESTTPIGTVPIYSMIIGRKIEDLTPPLILEQIEHQAKQGVDYFTIHAGVLREHLPFVRKRLIGIVSRGGSLLAKWMLVHNQQNPMFTHWDDICRIMRQYDVTFSIGDGLRPGGLADASDQAQLRELATMGELTERAWTHGVQVMIEGPGHVPVDQIEYNMKLERQLCHGAPFYVLGPLVTDIFPGYDHITSCIGATYAAYHGASMLCYVTPKEHLGLPKKDDVKQGCIAYKIAAHAADVALGIPGSRDRDDELTKARAALNWQKHFELSFDPDTARAYHDEDLDVDTDFCAMCGHDWCSVRISKEINEFCSGKDENYEWDKPIKSAALTAQQQEILAKRGVLSPDEIHKLASKTKKAMTGGTDDTTDSKNTATSTDTAAKPSCHSDYVDPETAKKVQREKLVQLDVRPALGISKEDSLI
- a CDS encoding RecX family transcriptional regulator, whose translation is MSEPAFITRLVASEKRIDEVVVMVGQRVVATLPLSVVMEAGLKVGQAWDGALAARVKSLADFNRAVSAAMKAVGRRPLSIRRLEGKMRKAGHDDDTIARVVERMKGLGALDDEKFGRALVAEIQSHKLAGPALLRAKLQQRGLEQRLIAKLLRETAEDPARDAVADARELARKKLRGLSRLEPVTRKRRLWGMLARRGFDSETISTALSGLTELSGSSEEEF
- the moaC gene encoding cyclic pyranopterin monophosphate synthase MoaC, which codes for MPRQRSSSKTADRPSRTKLTHLDEAGRARMVGVGHKPIVHRVAIASGDFVAAPATLDRLLRGDLPKGEALAVARIAGISAAKRTDALIPLCHSLPLDHVSVDFARTASNVVRVTASASIAARTGVEMEALVAVSVACLTLYDMTKAIDKALRIENIRLISKSKDGKLSSSGVTT
- a CDS encoding PEGA domain-containing protein, which produces MPARRLLIMLALLTSAGCVERTISITSEPDGALVYLNDEEVGRTPVTVPFTYYGTYDVRLEHEGYQPLWTQQRAKAPWWEAPGPDLLAEVKPHNKTEQVWHFTMKPEEPVDHDTLVDRARQLRASLSDQIQPTPTTQPDRQ
- a CDS encoding (2Fe-2S) ferredoxin domain-containing protein; amino-acid sequence: MSDDLTHELHKARQSARKLGLTSIQRHIFLCCDTEEAACAGRKEMKRSWDYLKERVKELGLDGCAHPWATKTQCMKVCQGGPIAVVYPEGTWYGRCTPEALRQIVDEHLVNGRIVEKYLLFVNPLDGSSTKAPR
- a CDS encoding KpsF/GutQ family sugar-phosphate isomerase, producing the protein MNKARGEPAAVPEQTQREFAQGVLRAEADAVARVLIDEAFDRAVDLILERTGNTAQTGSGAVVVTGLGKSHFIGQKLSATFASTGTPSHFLYPTEAMHGDLGRVRAVDVVLALSYSGNTEEIVALATLLRQDGVPVIAITGKQACDLGRLAAVTLCIGDVTEACPLNLAPTASTTAMLALGDALALCVSRRRNFGIEDFKKVHPGGGLGRHLMPVTEAMRLHAGKNLPLIQPEMTIEQAYAYAGEFSKGGRRVGAMIIVHPDGTLAGLFTDGDLRNTFIKHGLSSWQQPIGRFMTRNPRVLTHAALVRDAVQMVREFRFDEIPVVDETGKVLGLIDVLDLMALKVIEG
- a CDS encoding segregation/condensation protein A, with product MPRTLEDYRVELDFYAGPLDLLLHLVKRHEIDLNDIPLARLTEQYLEHLRVIEQIDVDLAGEFLVMAATLLEIKSQMLVPRPEMAEGETALTATTENPLDPRYELVQQLLAYKRFKDAANGLEHRRREWESRFARAGNSAPARKTLAELEAEGRNEDSEPVEIDLEDVHVLDLCAAFSRILDSIGQNKSHQVTYDDTPIALHADDIVDRLQRDGAMSLQAIFVGRQSRSEMIGLFLATLELVRQRRVRVLQDRAAGEIKLELRPEADQVISEDKATDWRDPQTGEMQYEWPSEDARLRAQRRAKLRASYIARRKAGEAVPDEEVIDVDDEIESSDEEASQDDQTV